The sequence CCTGCTGAAAATCGACACGGCTGGAGACAAGTGAAAACCCTGGCTCGCGCAATGCAGGCGGCAGACGGCCCACCCATGCCGGTCCGCTACGGCAGGTCGACCTGGATCCAGGCGGGCGCGTGGTCGCTCGCACCCGGGCGCCCTCTCACGTCGCGGTCCACGCCGGCCGAACGCAGCATCGGCGCGAGTTCGGCATTCAGCAGAAAGTGGTCGATGCGAAGGCCGGCATCGCGCGGATAGCGGTTGCGCCAGTAGGTCCAGAAGGTGTACGGCACACGGTCCGGATGGCAATGGCGGATCGCGTCCGTCCAGCCCTGCTTGAGCAAGCGCGCGAATGCCGCACGGCTCTGCGGCTGCAGCAGCGCGTCCTCGCGCCAGGACGCCGGGTTGTAGATGTCGTCGTCGGTCGGAACGACGTTGTAGTCGCCCGCAAGGACCACGGGCATGCCGCTCGCGAAGAGCTTCTTCGCATGCCTGTTGAACGCCTCGAACCACTGCAGCTTGTAGTCGAACTTCGGCCCCGGCTGGGGATTGCCGTTGGGCAGGTAGAGACAGCCCACCAGCACGCCGTCGACCACTGCCTCGATGTAGCGGCTCTGCGTGTCGGCCTCCATGCCCGGCAGGCCGCGCCCGGTCTCGATCGGCTCGCGCCCGCGCGCGAGGATGGCCACGCCGTTCCACGCGCGCTGCCCGTGGGCCACCACGCCGTAGCCCGCCTTGCGGATCGCGTCGAGCGGCAGCTTCTCGTCGGGCGACTTGAGTTCCTGCAGGCAGGCGACATCGGGCTTCGATTGCGCAAGCCATTCGAGCAGCCGCTCAAGGCGGCTGCCGATGCCGTTGACGTTGAATGTGGCGATCTTCATCGTGGGCGAGGGGTCCGGCAGCACGCACCGGATGGACCCGTCAGGTCGTAAAGGAGAAGACAGCCGGGATCATGCGCCGCACGAGGCCGGCTGCGGCGTCGGACAAGGCGCTCCCCTCGGTATCGCCAACGGCAAACGGTAGCCACCTCGATGGCCGAGCCCCGCCCCGATGCGTTTTCGGGCTGTCAATCGAAGGTTTCGGCATGGATTCCGACAAATTTGCCGCAAGAAGACCGCTAAAGTGCTGGGCGCGCGCTTCAGCCTGCAAGTCACTGCATAACGCCTCCAACCGATGACAACTTTCCGCCTCACTTCGTCTTCGAATCCTCGTCCCGCCCAGGCGATGCCGCCCGGCCGCTCGCCATGCCGCGACGCGGCACCCGCGAAGCCTTCGCTGGCCGGGACGCTGGAGTCCGAGGTGCATGCCGGAGGTTGGGAATTCCGCTATTGCCTGGCGGCGTCCGAACAGATGGTCTCGGGCTTCGCCGAGATCCACTGCAATGGCGAGCCCTACTTCGAGTTGCCGATCTTCGAGCCGCAGGCCAACGCGCTCGCCTCCATCGACCTGCTGCGAGAACAATGCCTCGCATGGATCGAGGCCCGCGCTGCAGTGCCCGCCCGCCCCTCTGCGGACGAGGCCTGAGCACGTCGTGACCCGCGTTCTCGACCCGATGCCCGTCATGTGGAAGCCGGACCGTCCGATCGAAGTGGAGGGCCGCATCCTTTCGGACGAAGAGGCCTGGTGGTTCGAGTTCACCACCGAGTTCTACGCGCTCACGCGCGGTGAGATCGACGACGAGTGGCTGGCGGCATTGACCGCGACGCTCTACCAGCGCAACGGCGACGCCAACCCCAAGTGGTCGGCCGGCGTCGTGTACGAACTGCTCCAGATGCAGATCGGCGACAGCGCGGCGGACGAGCAGCACATGTCGCCGTGGACGCCGTCGCGGCACTGAGCGAGACGATCACCGTCGAACATCGCGCACTCCGGGAATCGGATGCGCCCGGTCGGACGCACCCCGACCCACTCGCAGCCCGCGCCGTGGCCCCACACGCTGGCGGCCTCGCCTTCGTCGCCTGAAGCGGCGAACCGGATTCCCCGGAACCATCGCTGCCGTCGGGCTCTGCGGCCGATGCAGGCTGCAGCCTAAAGTTTTAGCCGGAACTGCCGATAGACGCTCGTTGCAGCGCGCCCGCGCACGCAACGCATCCCTCCACTTCTTCGCTGCGGCGCGAGGCCCCGGCTTTATCCGACACAGACAATGACGCTCTCCCAACACCGTCCCTCTCACCTGAAGCTGGCCCTGCTGGGCGGCCTGATGCTCACGCTCTCCGCCTGTGGCGGCGGCGGTGGCGGCAACGCCAACGGCCTGTTCATGGCCTTTCCGACGACCCCGACGACTCCCACCACGCCGAACACCCCGGCAGCACCTGCTGCACCGGCCGACCAGGGAACGCCTGGCGCCCCGCCGGCGCCTGCGGCCAGCTACAAGGTCGGCGGCACGGTCTCGGGCCTGCTCGGCACGGGCCTGGTGCTGCAGAACAACGCGGGCGACGACATCGCCATTTCGGCCGACGGCAGCTTCGTGTTTCCCACCAAGGTCGCCGATGCCGCGGGCTACGCGGTGACGGTCAAGACGCAGCCGCGCATCCTCACGCGCGAATGCACCGTGACGAACGGCAGCGGCACCGTGGCCGCAGCGGCGGTCACCGCCGTGGCCGTGGTCTGCGCGCCGCCGGCCGCACGCTTCGCCTACGTGGTCAACGAGAGTGACTCCACCGTGTCTGCGTTCTCCATCGACCAGGGCACCGGCGAACTCACGTCCGTCGGCGCAGCCATCGCCAGCGGTACGACAGCCGCACCCCGCGCCATGGCGGTGCACCCGCTCGGCAAGGCTGCGTACGTGCTCGGCTCGTCCGCCAGCAACATGCGGCAGTTCAGCATCGACCCGGCAACGGGCGCGCTGACGCCCATGGCCACGCCGGTGGTCACGACAGGCCTGGGGCCCGAGTCGATCGCGGTCGAGCCCACCGGCCGCTTCGCCTACGTGGTCAACAAGAACTCGCAGCAGCTGATGACCTACAGCATCGATCCCGTCACCGCCGCGCTGACGTTCGAGGGCGCGGGCACCTACGGCACGGGCACCGCACCGACCTCGGTCGCCATCGACGCGCTGGGCCGCTACATCTATATCGCCAACAGCGGCAGCGACACCATTTCGGTCTTCTCGATCGACAGCAGCACCGGCCTTCCGGGCGGCAACAGCTTCGTGAGCACCTTGAAGCCCGAGTTCATCGCCATCGATCCGTCCGGCAAGTACCTCTATGCAACGAGTGCGACGAGCAACACCGTGACGACCTTCGCGATCGGCCTCACCGGCGCCCTCACGCAGATCGACGGAAGGTCCGGCGCGCCCGCCTCGGCACTCACCAGCATGGCGCTGTCCCCGAACGGCCAGTTCGCCTACGCGACCGATCTCGGCGGTGCGGGCCTGCAGGTGTTCCAGGTCGACGGGCTCACCGGCCTGCTGGGCCCTGCCGTCTCGGGCACGACACTCGACAGCGCGCCGACGTCGGTCGTCGTCGCGCCGCAGGGCAAGTTCGCCTACATCGCGAACCTGGGCAGCAACAAGGTGTTCGCCTACCGGCTCGACGCGATGACCGGCCTGCCGAGCAGCGGGACCTCGCAGCCGACGGGCGTGGGCCCGCGTGCCGTGGTTCTCTCTCGATAAGGCATCCGGGCAGGATCCCGGCGCGGACCCTGCCCGTGGAAGTCCGCGCCGGCGTCCCCGGACAGTTGCGGCTCAGGACACGACCTGGTAGTACAGGTTCTGCGGATGCTTCGCCTGCGCGAAGAAGAACCAGCGCTCGGCCAGCAGGCCCGGCGCCTGCACCGCGACCGCCAGCAGCCACGGCCATGCCGCGGCGCTGGCGATGCCGAACACCGCCAACGCGGCGGGCAGCGCGAAGGCCAGCAGCAGGAAGGCCAGTTTCACGTTGCCGAGCATGGCGCGTGTGGCGCCATGGAAGAACTCGCGCGTATTGAACGAGCCGGCCGACATGCCCATCGATTTCTGCACCAGCTTGTGCGTGCGGATGCCGGTGGCCGACTGCAGCGTCGACTTGTGGCGCAAGCGCGCATTGCGCCTCAGCGCTCCGCTGCGTGCACCCCAGGCGGCCAGCGTGGCAACGAAGGCCCACGGGCCGAAGAACTGCACGAAATGCGCCTCGCCCCACAGCGCGGCCAGCGCGCAGGCCAGCACCAGTCCCGACGACAACCCGATCAGCGTGAAGTTGACCACCGTCAGCGGATGCGCCCACTCCTCGATGAAGCGCAGGCAGGCGTAGATCATCGCGGTGCAATACCAGAGCAGAACGGCGCCGCACAGCACGAGCAGCGGCAGCAGCCATGTCCACGGCGCGCCGGCACCGAAGCGCAGCGACACGCTCCACAGCGCCACCAGCGCGATGAAGGCGGGCAGCACGATCACCTCGCGCGACATCCACGAGGTACGCCACATCAGCACCGCACGCCAGGCGCGCATCTTGCGCCCCAGGTGCAGGAACGACGCGGCCAGCCCCGCCACCAGCAGCACCTCGGCCACGCCGAGCGCGATGCCGACGAAGCCCGGCGCCAGCGCCAGGCCGAACAGGGCGGCCAGCGCCAGCGCGAACACCAGCCCCTGCGCAGCGCCGGCCAGCGTGGTGAAGAAAAGAATGGAGAACGCGGGATGCATGCGTCTACTCCTGTGCGCCGGCCGCCGGCGTGATGTGACGCGGCAGGTACTGGTTGGCCGGGCTGGTTTCCCACTCGGGCATGAGCTGGTAGCCGCCGCGTTCGCGGATCGCTTTCGACACGTCGGAATCCGGGTCCTTCACGTCGCCGAAGATGCGCGCGCCGGTCGGGCAGGCCTTCACGCAGGCGGGCTTGCGGTCTTCCTTGGGCAGCTGCTCGTCATAGATGCGGTCCACGCACAGCGTGCACTTGGTCATGACCTGGCGTTCCTCGTCGAGCTCGCGCGCGCCGTAGGGGCAGGCCCAGGCGCAGTACTTGCAGCCGATGCACTTGTCGTAGTCGACCAGCACGATGCCGTCCTCCTTGCGCTTGTAGCTCGCACCCGTGGGGCACACGGGCACGCACGGCGGGTCCTCGCAGTGCAGGCAGCTCTTGGGGAAGTGGATGGTCTCTGTGACCGGGAAGGCGCCCGCCTCGTAGGTCTGCACGCGGTTGAAGAAGGTGCCGGTGGGGCTGGCCGCGTAGGGCCGCTCGTCGGCGAGCGGGCCGGCGCTGCCGGAGGTGTTCCATTGCTTGCACGAGGTGACGCAGGCGTGGCAGCCGACGCAGACGTTGAGGTCGATGACAAGGGCGAGTTGCTTGGCCAATGTCTCGCCGGGCTCGGCGCGCACGGTATTGGCATGACTCCCTCCCCCTCTGGGGGAGGGCGGGGGTGGGGGCAAGCGGCCTCGAAGACCGCGAGATGTCGAAGGCCGGGAGCCCTCGTCCCAGCCTTTCCTCAAAGGGGCAAGTAGCCGGATGCCTAGTTCAGCGGCACAGCTTCTTCCATCTGCCGCACGTCCAGCGGCAGCACGCACAGCACTTTCCCGCCGAGCGTCAGCACCAGCCCGAGGCGTCCGCCCATCTGCATGATCTGGCAGACCGCGCGCGGCGCTGCATCCTTGGCGATCGCGGCCGGCACTGCAGCAGCCCGCGTCGGCGGCTGCCGCAGCATCGCGAACAGCACGCTCGCGTCGCACTCGGCCAGCGCCTGCCGGTACACGTGAAAGACCGCTTCCGGTGCGCCGTCGTTGTCGTCCGTGTCCTGCCGCAACCGCAGCAACGCGCGATGCAGTTGCTGCCGGCACGCCGCTTCGGTCCTGCCGCTGGCCTCGGCCATTTCCTTGAAGCTGGCTTCGAACACCTCGCGCAGCAGCACGGCCGCGCCATCGGCGGGCGACAGCCGCGCCGCCAGCAGGCGCAGTGCGCCGTGGGCCGACTGCGCTGTCGCCGCGTCGTCCTGCGCGGAGGGCGACGCGTCGGACGCGGCCTGCACTGCGGCGTCCTGCAGCCAGAGCTGCATCCGGTGCGCGCGCCGCAGCCGGTCGATGGCGATGTTCCGCATCACCGTTGTGAGCCAGGCCTGCGCAGCGTCGGGTGCCGCGCGGTCCCCGGCCTCCAATGCACGCAGGTAGCTGTCCTGCACCACGTCCTCGGCATCCGCCGGGCCGCCCAGCATGCGCGCCGCCGCGCGAACCAGCCGGCCTCGCAGTGCCGGGAATTGCGAGAGATAGTGTTC comes from Variovorax paradoxus and encodes:
- a CDS encoding exodeoxyribonuclease III; the encoded protein is MKIATFNVNGIGSRLERLLEWLAQSKPDVACLQELKSPDEKLPLDAIRKAGYGVVAHGQRAWNGVAILARGREPIETGRGLPGMEADTQSRYIEAVVDGVLVGCLYLPNGNPQPGPKFDYKLQWFEAFNRHAKKLFASGMPVVLAGDYNVVPTDDDIYNPASWREDALLQPQSRAAFARLLKQGWTDAIRHCHPDRVPYTFWTYWRNRYPRDAGLRIDHFLLNAELAPMLRSAGVDRDVRGRPGASDHAPAWIQVDLP
- a CDS encoding dimethyl sulfoxide reductase anchor subunit family protein produces the protein MHPAFSILFFTTLAGAAQGLVFALALAALFGLALAPGFVGIALGVAEVLLVAGLAASFLHLGRKMRAWRAVLMWRTSWMSREVIVLPAFIALVALWSVSLRFGAGAPWTWLLPLLVLCGAVLLWYCTAMIYACLRFIEEWAHPLTVVNFTLIGLSSGLVLACALAALWGEAHFVQFFGPWAFVATLAAWGARSGALRRNARLRHKSTLQSATGIRTHKLVQKSMGMSAGSFNTREFFHGATRAMLGNVKLAFLLLAFALPAALAVFGIASAAAWPWLLAVAVQAPGLLAERWFFFAQAKHPQNLYYQVVS
- a CDS encoding 4Fe-4S dicluster domain-containing protein: MRAEPGETLAKQLALVIDLNVCVGCHACVTSCKQWNTSGSAGPLADERPYAASPTGTFFNRVQTYEAGAFPVTETIHFPKSCLHCEDPPCVPVCPTGASYKRKEDGIVLVDYDKCIGCKYCAWACPYGARELDEERQVMTKCTLCVDRIYDEQLPKEDRKPACVKACPTGARIFGDVKDPDSDVSKAIRERGGYQLMPEWETSPANQYLPRHITPAAGAQE
- a CDS encoding sigma-70 family RNA polymerase sigma factor; this encodes MLDEHYLSQFPALRGRLVRAAARMLGGPADAEDVVQDSYLRALEAGDRAAPDAAQAWLTTVMRNIAIDRLRRAHRMQLWLQDAAVQAASDASPSAQDDAATAQSAHGALRLLAARLSPADGAAVLLREVFEASFKEMAEASGRTEAACRQQLHRALLRLRQDTDDNDGAPEAVFHVYRQALAECDASVLFAMLRQPPTRAAAVPAAIAKDAAPRAVCQIMQMGGRLGLVLTLGGKVLCVLPLDVRQMEEAVPLN
- a CDS encoding lactonase family protein yields the protein MTLSQHRPSHLKLALLGGLMLTLSACGGGGGGNANGLFMAFPTTPTTPTTPNTPAAPAAPADQGTPGAPPAPAASYKVGGTVSGLLGTGLVLQNNAGDDIAISADGSFVFPTKVADAAGYAVTVKTQPRILTRECTVTNGSGTVAAAAVTAVAVVCAPPAARFAYVVNESDSTVSAFSIDQGTGELTSVGAAIASGTTAAPRAMAVHPLGKAAYVLGSSASNMRQFSIDPATGALTPMATPVVTTGLGPESIAVEPTGRFAYVVNKNSQQLMTYSIDPVTAALTFEGAGTYGTGTAPTSVAIDALGRYIYIANSGSDTISVFSIDSSTGLPGGNSFVSTLKPEFIAIDPSGKYLYATSATSNTVTTFAIGLTGALTQIDGRSGAPASALTSMALSPNGQFAYATDLGGAGLQVFQVDGLTGLLGPAVSGTTLDSAPTSVVVAPQGKFAYIANLGSNKVFAYRLDAMTGLPSSGTSQPTGVGPRAVVLSR